The genomic window CACGATGATCCATCTGCACCAGATTGCCCAGCCGCCTTAACTGATCGGCATTGGGTCTAGGTCAGCCGCAGCCCGGAGCTGCTGCCTGCCTCGCCCACTCCGCCCTGAGCGCCTTCAACCATCCGGGGTCGGTTAGCAATTCGACCGCGCGTTCGATTGCGGCGTCCCGCTCTCCCCCGGACACACGCTGGTTGTTGTTCTCCTGCTCCCTGGCCTTCGACGCCGCGTCGAACGCAGCGAGGGCTTCGGCACGAGTGGGTTCGGATGTCTTGTCCCAGGGGCGGTCCTTCATCTTGAGCTTGAAGCTGGCGAGGAGGTCCTCGAAGTCCTTGTCCTTGTCCCGCTCCAAGCCCTCCAGCCACCGCGCACGAAGACTCGCGTGCTCGGGGCTTCCCTCGGCACTCAGCTCGGCCATGGCGGCCAGTGTCCTGGAGACCTCCTCTTGCTCTTCAATGGAAAGCGCGTGCACAGAGAGAACCCGAGCGCCGTCGATGTTGCACCGGTGCACGTCCCCTTTCGCGAGCAGCCTCCTGAGTGCGTGGTCGACTGCGGCAACACTGGCACCTAACTCCCAGGAGAACGACTTGTTGGACCTCAGGGTCCAGCTCTCCTCGGCGATCGCCTTGTAGACCTTGTCCTTGAGGCGAGAGCCGGCTCGCCTCGGCGAGGGCGTCTCCGGAGTCAATGTGTATACGCGCCTTCCAGCAACGCGGTGAGCGAAGATTCGCTTCTCCGCAACGGCCGTGGTGATCACCGAGTGCACGTGGCTTCGCACGACGCACAACAGGTTCGCGATCTCGCGCTCCGTGGCTTCGAGGACGCAGCCGGGCGCGCTCGCCACGAGGGCGCGTAGCTGCTCGCGGGTACGCATCCGCTGCGGCACCTGGCTACCAGCGGGCCGAGTGAGTTGGTGTCCGAGTTCAACCCCCGGAAAGTAGCTGATCCGCGTGATCAACCTGGTTCCATCATCGTGGAGGTGATTGAGGTGGAGATAGCCACTGAGCTTCGCGCGCTCCAGGTACGCACGAAGTTGGTGCGGTGTACACCCGACGAGCGCGCAGAGCTTGTTGTCCTTGTCCCTCGTGGTCTTCCCCCTGGACCTGCACGCGTTCGCCACACGGAGGGCGCCCTCGTCTTCGGTGCCATCGAAGACCAAGTAGATCCTCCGGTCGCGCCGCCACCGGACGGGCGTTCCGCTCTCCCCTGGAAATGCGCGTGCAGGAGACGTCTCGATCAGGATCCGCCCGGCGTTCACAAGGTCTTCAAGTGCGCGCCGCCAGCTCCGGTGCGACATGCCCGTTGTGGCTCGCAGGGTCTCGTCGGATGCCCTGCACGCCTCGATGCGGGTCAAGGACTTGATCCTGTCGAGGGCGATCGTTGAACACGATTCCCTGAAGGCTTCCGCATCCAGGCGGCGCGCGTCGGCGCCCACAAACTCTAGTGCGTCCATGCCGAAGATATACCGAGGGCACCTCCAGGGACGTCTCCGTCGCCATTCTGCTCGGTGGTGATCTCCAAACCTCTCCAACCTCGTTCTTACTTACATAGAGGATCGGAACTGAGCACGAAGCAGTTCAGATCGATCGAGGTGTAGATCGGGTTTGGAAGGGTTTGACGATCGCCACCGAGCAAGGCGGCGACGCGCAACAACAACATCATCAGGGCTTCAGCAGTGAGCCCGGTGCAACCGCCGAGATGACGTAGTCGTCCTTCGGCGTCCGCTCCCGTGGCCGCAGCCCCTCGATCACCAGCTCGTTGGCCTCGTGCATCTGGAAGACCAACTTATTCAGGTCGGTCAGCGACAGGTGGTTTGACTCCAGCATCTGTGGCCACAACAACCGGTACACGATCTTGCCCTTGGTTTTCACCATCGTGATGACCTGGTCCTTCACGCGGTCGAGGCTGTCCTGGTGCAGTCCTTCATACCGATTGTCGAGGGCGGGCGCGGTGCCGAACATGTCTAGCTGCTGATCTCCCCGATGCTGTGCCTCGTCTCGGATTGAGCTGGCCTCCTCCCCAACCACTTTGCGCTCCACGTTCCGGAAGAGCTGGAGCGGCTCCGTGTGATGGCACCCGAGGACCAGTCGGAACCACGTGCGGTTGTGCGTGGGGTGCGGGATCGCCAGGTCGGCCGCGTACTCCAGCGAGCACGTCGTCTTGAGCCGAGACCGGTACTGGCTCATCAACGCGTCCTCCCCCGCCGAGGAGGGCGCCTCGTCGTCGGTGAGGCCGAAGAACTCGCGCATCTGCCGCACGAGAAATGACCGCTCGTCGTTCTTGAAGCGGTTGATGTGGTTGAACATCACGTTGATCAAGACGTCCCGCTTCTCCACCCTGGCCAACGGGGCGATGTACTTCATCGCCGCGCCAGTCCAGCCGGTGGGGTCCACGAACAAGAATGCGGCGTCCGTGCCGATCATGGTGTTGATCTTGTCGACGTACGTCCCGAACTCCCCCGGAAACGCGTGCGTCACCACTGCGCCCGAGCGCTGCTTCAAGAACGCTTCGAGCAACTTGAACGAGGCGGGCTTCTTCTCCACGAAGATCGCACTGACGTCGACCTTGTGGCCCTTCCCATTCCAGGTCGCGGAGGCCGCCTCCAGCGCCTGGAGGCCGATGCAGACGGACGTGTCGTCCAGCTCGTCACCCTCCTGCTGCCAGGGGCCCGCGAAACAGTCGACGTACCAGAGGCGGACACGGCCGAACCTGCTTCGGGAGCCGAGCTTGTGACCCCACGCGAGGAGGTACTCGTTTAGTACCCGGTGCTTCAGGTAGGTCTGTTCCCGGTTGTGGTACTTCGGCGGTACCGGCATGCAGGTCCCCCCAGGAGTCCCAGGATAACCGAGTGCCCCGCCCTGTCGGGCGCGAATGCTATGTCTACGGACTGCTCCACGGAGCTGGCGGCCATGAGCGATCACAGCAACATCGAATGGACGGACGCCACCTGGAACCCGGTGCGGGGTTGCCGGAAGGTCTCGCCGGGCTGCAAGCACTGCTACGCGGAGACGTTCGCGGAGCGTTTCAGGGGAGTGTCCGGGCATCCGTTCGAGCACGGCTTCGACCTCCGGCTCGTGCCCGAGGCGCTGGAGCTGCCGCTGAAGTGGAAGAGGGCCAGGCTCATCTTCGTGAACAGCATGTCCGACCTCTTCCTGGAGGACGTGCCGGTCGACTACATCAAGAAGGTCTTCTCGGTTATGCACCGAGCGTCCCACCACCAGTTCCAGGTCCTGACCAAGAGGGCGGACAGGTTGGCGGAGCTGGCGCCCCAGCTCACCTTCACGCCGAACATCTGGATGGGGGTCAGCGTCGAGAATGCGAAGTACACCTGGCGAATCGACGAGCTGCGGCGGGTGCCGTCCCAGGTCCGGTTCTTGAGCATCGAGCCGCTGCTCGGGCCGCTGGAGAACCTAAACCTCAAGCACATGCACTGGGTGATCGTCGGCGGCGAGAGCGGCCACCACGCCCGGCCGATGGACCCAGAATGGGTCCGCTCAATTCGACAGCAGTGCCGACGCGCGCGCGTGCCCTTCTTCTTCAAGCAGTGGGGGGGCGTCCAGAAAAGCCGTGCCGGGAGGCTTCTCGACGGCCGTACGTGGGATGAGATGCCCAAGCTGATGGCGGCCAGCTGAACCAGAGTGGTACGGTGATTTCGGCTGGATAAACCGGTCAGCGGCGCCGCGGATGCGGCGATCGTTCACATAGCGGTCGGCGGAGCCGACACGCGCAAGGAGAAGTACGATGGCGAAGTTCATCGTGGAGTCCCCGTACGTCCGCAGGTTGCCAGACCCTGTCTTCGGGCCCAACGCGCAGCGGACGATCTTCATGGTGCCGGTGCATGCGGTACCCACCGGCATCCCGCGCGACCCCAACCCCCGCGCCCCGGACATCAACAAGTCGGTGTGGAAGGACATCAGGCGCCACCTCCTCAACGAGGAGGGCGAGCCCAACACCTTCCACCTCAAGAACAAGGGCATCACCATCTTGGCGTCCGAGGTGGAGAAGCTCTCGGAGGAGAAGTACGCGCTGCACTTCGAGCCTGGCGACGGAATCGTGGACGGCGGGCACACGTACGAACTCCTCACTGACGCCGCGGATGACATCGCGCGCCTCGGCGCGTCGGACGTGCCCCTGAAGCAGTTCGTGAAAATCGAAGTGCTGACCGGCTTGCCCGCGAACCTGGTCACGGAGATTGCGGGAGGCTTGAACACCGCCATCCAGGTGCAGTCCTACTCGCTCGAAAACCTGCGTGGCAGCTTCGACTGGCTCAGGGCTGCCCTCGACACCAAGTCGTACGGAAAGCACGTCGCGTTCAGAGAGAACGACGACGGCCTGATCGACGTCCGCGATGTCCTGGTCCTGCTCGACCTCTTCAACATTGCCGAGTTCCCCAACGCCAGCTCCGAGTACCCCCTTCGCGCGTACGGCTCCAAGCAGAACGTGCTCGAAAGCTACGTGGCGCACCCCGAGCACTACAAGGCGCTGGAGCCGCTGCTCCACGACATCCTTTCGCTCCACGATCTGATCGGCAGCGAGGCGCGTAGCAAGCACAACGAGACGGGCGGCAAGGCCGGAAGCTTGGCCTTCGTCGAGGACAAGAAGAAGGGCACCTTCGACTTCCCGTTCTTGGGTAGGAAGAGTGAGTACCGCCTGAGCCGGGCAGCCCTCTTGCCGATGCTCGGCGCATTCAGGTGGATGGTGAAGTCGAATCCCACCTCGGGGAAGCTCGAGTGGGACGGCGGCTACTCGATGGTGCTCAAGGTCTGGGAGGCGGCGGGCGGCGAGTTGATGCGCGCCACGCAGGTGACCAGCGCAGAGAACAACCGGCTGGTTCATGCCATCGGCCGCGCCAGGAACCACTGGCAATCGCTCCACAACATCGTCGCGAAGCACCACCTCATGATGACCAGGCGGTAGCTGTTGATGTTGTGCCCTGCCGCCCCTGCAGCCATTGGGGGGCGGCAAGGTGCTCCCCGTGCGATGTGTCTCTGAGGACCGCCGTGGATGGAGGAGACGATGTTCAACCAGATCAACAACGTTGATGCGCTCCCGAAGGCGGGCGGCAACTACGAGAGCATCGCTCTCGACTTCAAGACCAAGTACAAAAGGAACGGCCCTCCACCCGGAAACTTCGACCAGTTCGAGATGGCGAAGGACGTCGCGATGTTCGCGAACGCGAACGGAGGGGTGATCCTCGTTGGTGCGAGAGAGAGCCCGGTATCAGGCGTACTGGACGGGTACGAACCGTTGACACCAGAGGATGCCAAACACCACGCCGATGCCTTCAACGACGCGATCGCGGATAGGTGCCACCCGAAGCCGCTCGTCGACCTGGCTGTCTTGGACGCACCGAGCGGCGTCAACCGCGTCGTCGCCGTGAACGTGTGGCCCTTCCCGGGACAGGTCGTTGGTGTTGGCGTCGCGGCAGCCGCGCTGACGGCTATGGCGACCGGGCCTTCGTCTTCCCTCTTCGCGTTGGGCGCAACTGCACGTTCATCAGACCGGACCAACTTCCCATGCTCATGCTCCCCGATGTTCGGCGCACTGCGATCCTTCTCGACCAGGTTCTCGGCAGCGGGCGGAACAAGAAGATCCAGGTGTGGCTCGGTGCCACTCCCGAAGGACTCGATCTGGAGCGCGTTGATGCCATGAAGAACGTCGCCATCTTTCGAGGTGCAGATGGACCACTGCCCGGCGTTCCCGGCAGCGGCAGCCTCGGTACGTTGTCCGTACAGGTCCCATTCGAGGCGGTCCGCGCGATCTGGCAGTTGTCGTCCGGCGAGTGGGAAATCCTGCTGTCTGGCACGATCGAGAGGAGTGGTGGGGCCCTCCGGTACATGCCCCTTGGCGGGAAGTTCCCGTTGGTGAAGAGCACCCTCCGATGAGCACCGTGGCCTTCTTCGCGTCGGGCGATGCCGATCCGTCCTACGAGAACATCCGCGACTCGGACCTGTTCACGGACGTGAAGGCGCGCATCGAGGAGCTGTGGCCACGTTTCGCGGCGGTGTGCGGTGACCCTCAGGCCAAGTTCCTGAGCGAAGCCAGAACGACCTTCAACGCCCGTGTGTGGGAGATGTACTTGGCCTGCGTCTTGATGGACCACGGCCTGCAGCTCACCAAGCCGCCCTCCAACGGCCCCGACGTGCTCGCCGACACAGCGGGCGGGAGGCGCCTCTGGGTCGAGGCGGTCGCTCCCGGCACGGGGAAGGGCGACAACAAGGTCCAGCGCATCGTGGGCCAGGTCGGGAAGTCGCGCGGCGGCGGGACGTGGCAGCAGTACAATCTCGACCACGACAAGCACATGCTGCGGTATCTGAAGGCCTTGGAGGACAAGCTCGGCCAGCTCCGCGAGCGTCTCGCAGCCGGCGTCGTACAGCCGGATGACTGCTACGTGGTCGCGATCAGCGGCGCCAACCTCCCGGACGCGGACCTGAACCAGGAGGTCCCCTACATCGTCAAGGCGCTCCTGGGCATCGGGGACGCCGTGATGACCGTCCCGATCGGGAGCGAAGGCGTTGATGTTGATGTTTCCCATCCGCCCCGATCTGCGATCAAGCAGTCGGAGAGGCGCGAGGTGGTCGCGGGCCCTTTCTGGACCGACGAGTACAAGCTCATCTCGGGGGTGCTCTTCTCGCCGTACGACATCGCGAACACGCCGGCCCACATGGGTGATGATGACCTTCTGTTCGTCCACAACCCCATGGCGACTTCGCCGCTGCCGCACGGGACGATGACGTTCGGCAGGGAGGTGTGGTCGGAGGCGGGCTCCGAGCACTACGTGCTGGTCGGGAATAACTTCCGGACCGTCAAGGGCAAGAGGCCCAACTTCTTCCGCGCAGCGGGGTGACCGGGAGCATCACAAGCGCCACGCTCGCAGGCCCTTGGACGACTCTCTCCCTGCATGCGCGGGGGCCGAGCGAGCCGCCACCGCGACCCCAATATTTCAGCGAAGCCAGGTTGTTGGCACCCAGGTGCCGCCCAGGCTCACGAACCGCTGGCCCCACTTTTCGTACGGCAGATATTCGCTCGCGGCAGGGCAGTCACCTGCGCGAACCCGGACGATCTGAACGCGAGCGACGCCTCCGAAGAGGAGAATCTCGCCGTCGACCCTCGCGAAGTTTCGCACCTCCTGCGACACCAAAGGACTGTTCGCAGTGAAGTCCGGGAGAGTGCGCGGATCGATGATGCTGGCGCCACACGCGGTGGTCGCGAAGTAGGGCAACGAGCAGCCGAAGCTCCACGTGTGAACAATCTCGATATCCCACACCGCCACGAGGCCATCCTGACGACCAGCAGACGTGGCGAAGTAGCAGGCGACGTCGGGCAGCACGGTGAACGATCGAGCGTGGTCCGTGAGCTGACTCCGGACGTGGCCGATGGTCGTGCGCGAGGCCGCAGCTGCTACCCACTCGTTGAACCCGTGAAGGGGCCTTCGCGCGGCGATGATGCCTTGGTGCGCGAGCGGGTCCCCGGACCGGCTGATGCCCCGAAACAGCCGCAGGTAACCGCGATCGAGCTGCGGGCCCGCCATCCGTACGGTCTGCACGATCATGCGTCGCCTCCAACAGCCATCAAATAACGGGCATCCACCTGCCCTGCATGGCCTCGAGTGCACCCACGGAAGGCCAACGACAAGAGCTTCGCCTCCGAGAACTGCAAGGTCTTCGTGGAGGTCCCACCCTCGCGGCTGTACCTGGAGCTCGACGGCCTCCGAGTCCATGTCGCAAGCGGGCGGCTCTCACCGACCGCAGAGTCCTCAGCTCCCGGCCTTCTCGCTGCCCGAGGCCGAAGGCTCCTCGGCCGGCGCGAGGGCCGCTTCGATGCGGCGGACCACATCGTCTGGCGCCTGCCGCCACTCGCTGGCGAGCACAACCTCCACACTCCAGCCGAAGGTACGGAGAAGCGCCGGCCGGACGCGGTGGCGTTCGTCGGCATCTCCAGTGGAGTAGTGGGCGTCGGTGTCGAGGAGCACGGCCAGCCGGTGGTTGGCGTCGTCGTGGCGGCGCACGGCGAGCTCGCAGCGGAATCGCGACCCGCCCACGCCGCGCTCCACCTTCCAGCCGCGGGCCTCAAGGGCCTCGGCCAGCGAAGCAGTCGCGGCATCCATGGTGTTGGCGGCGTGCTCGGCCTCGCGCGCGGTTGAAACGCCGCGCAGCGCGGCGCGGGCGTCGGCATCGTCGCCGCGGGAGAGCGCGGCGGCGTAGCGCAGGTAGCCGCGGAGCGTGCTCGCGCCTGTGTTGTAGTCGTTGGTGATGTGCGCGTCGTCGATGGAGCTCACCACGGCCAGGTGGTGGCGGGCGCGCGAAAAGATCACGTTGAGGCGCTTCTCGCCGCCGCGCTTGTTGATGGGGCCAAAGTTCATGCGCATCTGGCCGTTGGCGTCGGGGCCGTAGCAGATGCTGAGGATGATGATGTCGCGCTCGTCGCCCTGGACAGTCTCCAGATTCTTCACGAAAAGCCCGCAG from Deltaproteobacteria bacterium includes these protein-coding regions:
- a CDS encoding AIPR family protein; translation: MAKFIVESPYVRRLPDPVFGPNAQRTIFMVPVHAVPTGIPRDPNPRAPDINKSVWKDIRRHLLNEEGEPNTFHLKNKGITILASEVEKLSEEKYALHFEPGDGIVDGGHTYELLTDAADDIARLGASDVPLKQFVKIEVLTGLPANLVTEIAGGLNTAIQVQSYSLENLRGSFDWLRAALDTKSYGKHVAFRENDDGLIDVRDVLVLLDLFNIAEFPNASSEYPLRAYGSKQNVLESYVAHPEHYKALEPLLHDILSLHDLIGSEARSKHNETGGKAGSLAFVEDKKKGTFDFPFLGRKSEYRLSRAALLPMLGAFRWMVKSNPTSGKLEWDGGYSMVLKVWEAAGGELMRATQVTSAENNRLVHAIGRARNHWQSLHNIVAKHHLMMTRR
- a CDS encoding three-Cys-motif partner protein TcmP encodes the protein MPVPPKYHNREQTYLKHRVLNEYLLAWGHKLGSRSRFGRVRLWYVDCFAGPWQQEGDELDDTSVCIGLQALEAASATWNGKGHKVDVSAIFVEKKPASFKLLEAFLKQRSGAVVTHAFPGEFGTYVDKINTMIGTDAAFLFVDPTGWTGAAMKYIAPLARVEKRDVLINVMFNHINRFKNDERSFLVRQMREFFGLTDDEAPSSAGEDALMSQYRSRLKTTCSLEYAADLAIPHPTHNRTWFRLVLGCHHTEPLQLFRNVERKVVGEEASSIRDEAQHRGDQQLDMFGTAPALDNRYEGLHQDSLDRVKDQVITMVKTKGKIVYRLLWPQMLESNHLSLTDLNKLVFQMHEANELVIEGLRPRERTPKDDYVISAVAPGSLLKP
- a CDS encoding phage Gp37/Gp68 family protein gives rise to the protein MSDHSNIEWTDATWNPVRGCRKVSPGCKHCYAETFAERFRGVSGHPFEHGFDLRLVPEALELPLKWKRARLIFVNSMSDLFLEDVPVDYIKKVFSVMHRASHHQFQVLTKRADRLAELAPQLTFTPNIWMGVSVENAKYTWRIDELRRVPSQVRFLSIEPLLGPLENLNLKHMHWVIVGGESGHHARPMDPEWVRSIRQQCRRARVPFFFKQWGGVQKSRAGRLLDGRTWDEMPKLMAAS
- a CDS encoding ATP-binding protein, whose translation is MFNQINNVDALPKAGGNYESIALDFKTKYKRNGPPPGNFDQFEMAKDVAMFANANGGVILVGARESPVSGVLDGYEPLTPEDAKHHADAFNDAIADRCHPKPLVDLAVLDAPSGVNRVVAVNVWPFPGQVVGVGVAAAALTAMATGPSSSLFALGATARSSDRTNFPCSCSPMFGALRSFSTRFSAAGGTRRSRCGSVPLPKDSIWSALMP